In one window of Amblyraja radiata isolate CabotCenter1 chromosome 29, sAmbRad1.1.pri, whole genome shotgun sequence DNA:
- the LOC116989731 gene encoding small integral membrane protein 24-like, protein MALPWQPLIVLLLINTASAQSRSAKADTPLAWQPWLVGFTAVIVFLFIVFFAMIIKKVLHGKNKETDDSCLGLNTEERSKDIEMLGTNSCPGERNKETDDSCLGLNTEERSKDIEMLGTNSCPGERSKKAGDSSRDLTIEER, encoded by the exons ATGGCTTTACCCTGGCAACCCCTTATTGTTCTGCTTTTAATCAACACTGCAAGTGCACAGAGCC GTTCAGCAAAAGCAGACACTCCCCTGGCCTGGCAACCTTGGCTGGTTGGATTCACCGCTGTCATTGTGTTCCTCTTCATTGTCTTTTTTGCAATGATAATCAAGAAGGTTCTGCACGGAAA GAACAAGGAAACTGATGATTCTTGCCTTGGGTTAAACACTGAGGAAAG GAGCAAGGACATTGAAATGCTTGGCACCAACTCATGCCCTGGTGAAAG GAACAAGGAAACTGATGATTCTTGCCTTGGGTTAAACACTGAGGAAAG GAGCAAGGACATTGAAATGCTTGGCACCAACTCATGCCCTGGTGAAAG GAGCAAGAAGGCTGGAGACTCCAGCAGGGACTTAACCATTGAAGAAAGGTAG